One part of the Aricia agestis chromosome Z, ilAriAges1.1, whole genome shotgun sequence genome encodes these proteins:
- the LOC121738399 gene encoding epidermal growth factor receptor isoform X2, giving the protein MIVALLFVLAATGCRAEFQERVCIGTNGRMSVPSNRDTHYRNLRDRFTNCTYVDGNLELTWLQNETMDLSFLQHIREVTGYVLISHVKVTNIVLPNLQIIRGRTLFKLNVREEEFALLVTMSSAFTLELPALRDVLRGSVGIYNNYNLCHLKTINWDEIITGVNATYVYVYAFQIQERECPQCHPSCEAGCWGDGPHNCQKFSKTNCSPQCAQGRCFGPNPRDCCNTFCAGGCTGPLPSQCLACRNFYDEGTCSQECPPMQKYNPTTYSWEPNPDGKYAYGATCVRNCPEHLLKDNGACVRSCPPNKTAVNGECIPCNVTCPKTCPAEKPIHAGNIESFRDCTIIDGSIEILEMTFTGFQQVNPDYSFGERVSKMEPDALEVFSTVREVTGYLNVQAHHPNFTSLSYFRNLEVIGGRQVIENLFASLYIVKTSLKSLGLKSLKKVNSGAIAIMENKQLCFADKIAWNKLVKSKDHKQIIQKNADLKTCENASLVCDPQCSSDGCWGPGPDQCLSCENYKFGEICIQNCSVHPGLYKAGPKTCKQCHSECLDGCTGPSRANCTKCKHVRDGPYCVTECPEARYVSENGTCEPCHQNCFNGCTGPANTVGEGGCNSCRKAIISVEATVESCLGEFELCPDGYYNEWVGNVKPLEGKVKVACRKCHPLCIKCSGFGIHRQVCEVCNGFMRGDQCQDECPSEYFTDKVNRVCTPCHHECRGCTGPASTDCIKCNALKIYYPDSNSKTFNCTATCPEDMPHKIYFDELLQNPIEEPYCSALASSIPNMATAKIPTVLVIILVLAFILIVILGIIGYACRQRAKAKKEAVKMTMVLTGCEDNEPLRPTNVKPNLAKLRIVKEAELRRGGMLGYGAFGKVYKGVWVPEGENVKIPVAIKVLKEGTGANTSKEFLEEAYIMASVEHPNLLQLLAVCMTNQMMLITQLMPLGCLLDYVRTHKEKIGSKAFLNWCTQIARGMAYLEEKRLVHRDLAARNVLVQTPNCVKITDFGLAKLLDINEDEYKAAGGKMPIKWLALECVQHRIFTHKSDVWAFGVTIWEILTYGNRPYANISARNVPELIENGLKLPQPSICTLDIYCVMVSCWMLDADSRPTFKQLADTFAEMARDPGRYLVIPGDKFMRLPSYSTQDEKELIRNLSSAMDGPEPLVEADEYLQPKFKAISPTATTNSGLNTGVDTQTNSLKPCTSSSWANNVSAPENAAGENSNRPETWDQDLLRYNNSANPDDTELRHYYNNGVCASDSSSSRYCSDPMKTKDGIENKFDSMSKVKEAQVGNLKLNLPLDEDDYLMPSPQHNQNASTYMDLIGENGEGQEIKDIRYSGYVASKRCVDNPEYLMSDQSMPAQTLGIPTEPVPLESLCVSEGSGSDSTPRPGPSKYLPQKSVEEESMSDHEYYNDLQRELQPLRRNETTV; this is encoded by the exons TTTGCATCGGGACCAATGGACGGATGTCAGTGCCTTCGAATCGTGACACCCACTATAGAAATCTACGCGACAGATTCACCAACTGCACTTACGTCGATGGAAACCTAGAACTGACGTGGCTTCAGAATGAAACGATGGACTTATCTTTCCTCCAGCACATACGGGAAGTGACCGGCTACGTACTTATCTCGCATGTCAAAGTGACGAACATCGTTCTACCCAATTTACAAATTATACGAGGTCGAACTCTCTTCAAACTGAATGTCAGGGAAGAGGAGTTTGCACTGTTGGTGACGATGTCATCCGCTTTCACACTAGAACTTCCAGCACTGCGGGACGTCTTGCGCGGAAGCGTTGGCATTTACAACAACTACAATTTATGCCATCTGAAAACAATAAATTGGGACGAAATAATAACGGGGGTGAATGCTACGTACGTCTACGTGTACGCCTTCCAAATCCAGGAGAGGGAATGTCCCCAGTGTCACCCGAGCTGCGAGGCTGGATGCTGGGGCGACGGACCTCACAATTGCCAGAAGTTCTCCAAAACAAATTGCAGCCCTCAATGTGCTCAGGGTCGATGCTTCGGCCCGAACCCGAGAGATTGTTGTAACACGTTCTGCGCCGGGGGCTGCACTGGACCGTTGCCGAGCCAATGCTTAGCCTGTCGAAACTTTTACGACGAAGGAACTTGTTCGCAAGAGTGTCCACCGATGCAGAAGTACAACCCGACGACGTACTCCTGGGAGCCGAATCCAGACGGAAAATATGCATACGGCGCCACGTGCGTGCGAAATTGCCCAGAGCATCTATTGAAGGATAACGGTGCATGTGTACGAAGTTGTCCACCGAACAAAACGGCCGTAAACGGAGAATGCATACCTTGCAATGTAACATGTCCTAAAACATGCCCGGCTGAGAAACCAATTCATGCTGGAAATATCGAGAGTTTTCGAGATTGTACCATAATTGATGGCTCGATAGAGATATTAGAAATGACCTTCACGGGTTTCCAGCAAGTCAATCCTGATTATTCTTTCGGTGAGCGTGTTTCGAAGATGGAACCGGATGCTCTAGAAGTGTTCAGCACAGTTCGTGAAGTGACCGGGTACCTGAACGTTCAAGCGCACCATCCGAACTTTACGAGCTTGTCCTATTTTCGCAATCTCGAAGTAATTGGAGGCCGGCAAGTCATCGAAAATCTTTTTGCGTCTTTGTACATTGTAAAAACTTCGTTGAAATCGCTCGGATTAAAATCGTTGAAGAAAGTTAATTCAGGAGCGATAGCGATTATGGAGAATAAGCAGCTGTGTTTTGCCGACAAAATAGCTTGGAACAAACTTGTGAAGTCGAAGGACCATAAACAGATAATACAGAAAAACGCAGATCTAAAGACATGTG AAAATGCTAGCTTGGTGTGTGATCCTCAATGCTCATCAGACGGTTGCTGGGGTCCAGGTCCAGACCAATGTCTATCGTGCGAAAATTACAAGTTCGGAGAAATATGTATCCAGAACTGTTCTGTCCATCCTGG TTTATACAAGGCTGGACCGAAGACGTGCAAGCAGTGTCATTCCGAATGCCTGGATGGCTGCACAGGGCCGAGTAGAGCTAACTGCACTAAATGTAAACACGTTCGAGATGGTCCGTATTGTGTGACAGAATGTCCTGAAGCAAGATACGTATCAGAAAATGGCACTTGTGAGCCTTGTCACCAGAACTGCTTCAATGGCTGCACTGGCCCGGCAAATACTGTCGGAGAGGGAGGCTGCAACTCCTGTAGAAAAGCTATAATAAGTGTAGAAGCAACCGTCGAAAGCTGTTTAGGAGAATTCGAACTGTGTCCGGATGGATATTACAACGAGTGGGTTGGAAACGTCAAGCCCCTGGAAGGAAAAGTAAAAGTCGCTTGTCGAAAGTGTCACCCACTTTGTATCAAGTGCTCTGGTTTTGGAATACACAGACAAGTCTGTGAAGTCTGCAACGGCTTTATGAGAGGAGATCAGTGTCAAGACGAATGTCCAAGTGAATACTTCACCGATAAAGTAAACCGTGTTTGTACACCATGCCATCATGAATGTCGCGGTTGCACCGGCCCTGCCTCGACAGATTGTATAAAATGTAACGCCTTAAAAATATACTATCCCGACTCAAACTCAAAAACGTTTAACTGTACAGCAACATGCCCAGAAGATATGCCACACAAAATATACTTTGATGAGCTTTTACAGAATCCAATAGAAGAACCGTATTGTTCAGCTTTAGCAAGCAGTATTCCAAATATGGCCACGGCCAAAATTCCGACAGTCCTAGTTATAATACTAGTACTAGCATTCATTTTGATAGTAATTTTAGGAATAATTGGCTACGCGTGTCGCCAAAGAGCCAAAGCTAAGAAAGAAGCTGTAAAAATGACCATGGTTCTCACCGGTTGCGAAGACAATGAACCTCTCAGGCCGACTAACGTAAAACCGAATTTAGCAAAATTGCGAATAGTTAAAGAAGCTGAACTTCGAAGAGGTGGTATGCTTGGGTATGGTGCTTTCGGTAAAGTGTATAAAGGTGTGTGGGTACCTGAAGGAGAAAATGTGAAAATTCCGGTGGCAATCAAAGTTCTCAAAGAAGGAACTGGAGCTAACACCAGCAAGGAATTCCTTGAGGAAGCATACATAATGGCCAGCGTCGAGCATCCAAATCTTCTTCAACTCCTTGCTGTGTGTATGACTAACCAAATGATGCTAATTACGCAACTGATGCCACTGGGATGCTTATTAGATTACGTAAGGACACACAAGGAGAAAATTGGATCGAAAGCATTCTTAAATTGGTGCACTCAAATAGCCCGAGGTATGGCATACCTAGAAGAAAAGAGGCTCGTTCATAGAGATTTAGCTGCTCGAAATGTATTAGTACAGACACCAAATTGTGTCAAAATAACTGACTTCGGTTTGGCAAAACTATTAGATATTAATGAAGACGAGTACAAAGCTGCGGGTGGTAAGATGCCCATAAAGTGGTTAGCGTTGGAATGTGTTCAACATAGAATATTCACTCACAAAAGTGATGTATGGGCATTCGGTGTAACAATATGGGAGATATTGACCTATGGAAATAGGCCGTATGCTAATATTTCGGCCAGAAACGTTCCCGAACTCATTGAGAATGGATTAAAATTACCTCAGCCTAGTATATGTACACTAGACATTTATTGTGTGATGGTGTCTTGTTGGATGTTGGATGCTGATAGTAGACCAACGTTTAAACAGCTAGCTGATACGTTCGCTGAAATGGCGAGAGATCCTGGAAGATATCTCGTGATTCCTGGAGACAAGTTCATGAGACTGCCATCCTATTCTACACAG GATGAAAAGGAATTGATAAGAAACCTTTCATCGGCAATGGATGGTCCCGAACCATTAGTGGAAGCCGATGAATACCTGCAACCAAAGTTCAAAGCAATATCCCCGACTGCAACTACAAATTCAGGTTTAAATACTGGAGTAGACACACAAACTAATTCCTTAAAACCGTGTACTTCATCTTCGTGGGCTAACAACGTTAGCGCACCGGAAAATGCCGCGGGCGAGAATTCCAACCGACCGGAGACTTGGGATCAGGACCTTCTACGGTACAACAACTCTGCGAATCCCGATGACACAGAATTAAGACATTACTATAATAATGGTGTGTGTGCATCGGACAGTTCGAGTTCGAGATACTGTAGTGATCCTATGAAAACGAAGGACGGCATAGAAAACAAATTCGATAGCATGTCCAAGGTCAAAGAAGCTCAGGTAGGCAACCTAAAACTCAACTTGCCACTGGACGAGGACGACTATCTAATGCCGTCGCCGCAGCACAACCAGAATGCCTCCACATACATGGACTTAATAGGAGAAAATGGGGAGGGGCAGGAGATAAAAGACATTCGCTACAGCGGGTACGTGGCGTCGAAGAGATGCGTGGATAACCCTGAGTACTTGATGTCCGATCAGAGTATGCCGGCGCAAACGCTCGGCATACCGACCGAGCCTGTGCCATTGGAGTCCCTGTGCGTCAGCGAAGGCAGCGGCAGTGATTCCACTCCTAGACCAGGTCCCAGCAAATATTTGCCCCAGAAGTCGGTGGAAGAGGAGTCAATGTCTGACCACGAATACTATAACGACTTACAACGAGAACTTCAGCCTTTGCGTCGAAACGAAACGACGGTGTGA
- the LOC121738399 gene encoding epidermal growth factor receptor isoform X1, with amino-acid sequence MSRVILCCLVLCALCCAAQAARAQRVHHVPPRHKHSEFVKGKICIGTNGRMSVPSNRDTHYRNLRDRFTNCTYVDGNLELTWLQNETMDLSFLQHIREVTGYVLISHVKVTNIVLPNLQIIRGRTLFKLNVREEEFALLVTMSSAFTLELPALRDVLRGSVGIYNNYNLCHLKTINWDEIITGVNATYVYVYAFQIQERECPQCHPSCEAGCWGDGPHNCQKFSKTNCSPQCAQGRCFGPNPRDCCNTFCAGGCTGPLPSQCLACRNFYDEGTCSQECPPMQKYNPTTYSWEPNPDGKYAYGATCVRNCPEHLLKDNGACVRSCPPNKTAVNGECIPCNVTCPKTCPAEKPIHAGNIESFRDCTIIDGSIEILEMTFTGFQQVNPDYSFGERVSKMEPDALEVFSTVREVTGYLNVQAHHPNFTSLSYFRNLEVIGGRQVIENLFASLYIVKTSLKSLGLKSLKKVNSGAIAIMENKQLCFADKIAWNKLVKSKDHKQIIQKNADLKTCENASLVCDPQCSSDGCWGPGPDQCLSCENYKFGEICIQNCSVHPGLYKAGPKTCKQCHSECLDGCTGPSRANCTKCKHVRDGPYCVTECPEARYVSENGTCEPCHQNCFNGCTGPANTVGEGGCNSCRKAIISVEATVESCLGEFELCPDGYYNEWVGNVKPLEGKVKVACRKCHPLCIKCSGFGIHRQVCEVCNGFMRGDQCQDECPSEYFTDKVNRVCTPCHHECRGCTGPASTDCIKCNALKIYYPDSNSKTFNCTATCPEDMPHKIYFDELLQNPIEEPYCSALASSIPNMATAKIPTVLVIILVLAFILIVILGIIGYACRQRAKAKKEAVKMTMVLTGCEDNEPLRPTNVKPNLAKLRIVKEAELRRGGMLGYGAFGKVYKGVWVPEGENVKIPVAIKVLKEGTGANTSKEFLEEAYIMASVEHPNLLQLLAVCMTNQMMLITQLMPLGCLLDYVRTHKEKIGSKAFLNWCTQIARGMAYLEEKRLVHRDLAARNVLVQTPNCVKITDFGLAKLLDINEDEYKAAGGKMPIKWLALECVQHRIFTHKSDVWAFGVTIWEILTYGNRPYANISARNVPELIENGLKLPQPSICTLDIYCVMVSCWMLDADSRPTFKQLADTFAEMARDPGRYLVIPGDKFMRLPSYSTQDEKELIRNLSSAMDGPEPLVEADEYLQPKFKAISPTATTNSGLNTGVDTQTNSLKPCTSSSWANNVSAPENAAGENSNRPETWDQDLLRYNNSANPDDTELRHYYNNGVCASDSSSSRYCSDPMKTKDGIENKFDSMSKVKEAQVGNLKLNLPLDEDDYLMPSPQHNQNASTYMDLIGENGEGQEIKDIRYSGYVASKRCVDNPEYLMSDQSMPAQTLGIPTEPVPLESLCVSEGSGSDSTPRPGPSKYLPQKSVEEESMSDHEYYNDLQRELQPLRRNETTV; translated from the exons TTTGCATCGGGACCAATGGACGGATGTCAGTGCCTTCGAATCGTGACACCCACTATAGAAATCTACGCGACAGATTCACCAACTGCACTTACGTCGATGGAAACCTAGAACTGACGTGGCTTCAGAATGAAACGATGGACTTATCTTTCCTCCAGCACATACGGGAAGTGACCGGCTACGTACTTATCTCGCATGTCAAAGTGACGAACATCGTTCTACCCAATTTACAAATTATACGAGGTCGAACTCTCTTCAAACTGAATGTCAGGGAAGAGGAGTTTGCACTGTTGGTGACGATGTCATCCGCTTTCACACTAGAACTTCCAGCACTGCGGGACGTCTTGCGCGGAAGCGTTGGCATTTACAACAACTACAATTTATGCCATCTGAAAACAATAAATTGGGACGAAATAATAACGGGGGTGAATGCTACGTACGTCTACGTGTACGCCTTCCAAATCCAGGAGAGGGAATGTCCCCAGTGTCACCCGAGCTGCGAGGCTGGATGCTGGGGCGACGGACCTCACAATTGCCAGAAGTTCTCCAAAACAAATTGCAGCCCTCAATGTGCTCAGGGTCGATGCTTCGGCCCGAACCCGAGAGATTGTTGTAACACGTTCTGCGCCGGGGGCTGCACTGGACCGTTGCCGAGCCAATGCTTAGCCTGTCGAAACTTTTACGACGAAGGAACTTGTTCGCAAGAGTGTCCACCGATGCAGAAGTACAACCCGACGACGTACTCCTGGGAGCCGAATCCAGACGGAAAATATGCATACGGCGCCACGTGCGTGCGAAATTGCCCAGAGCATCTATTGAAGGATAACGGTGCATGTGTACGAAGTTGTCCACCGAACAAAACGGCCGTAAACGGAGAATGCATACCTTGCAATGTAACATGTCCTAAAACATGCCCGGCTGAGAAACCAATTCATGCTGGAAATATCGAGAGTTTTCGAGATTGTACCATAATTGATGGCTCGATAGAGATATTAGAAATGACCTTCACGGGTTTCCAGCAAGTCAATCCTGATTATTCTTTCGGTGAGCGTGTTTCGAAGATGGAACCGGATGCTCTAGAAGTGTTCAGCACAGTTCGTGAAGTGACCGGGTACCTGAACGTTCAAGCGCACCATCCGAACTTTACGAGCTTGTCCTATTTTCGCAATCTCGAAGTAATTGGAGGCCGGCAAGTCATCGAAAATCTTTTTGCGTCTTTGTACATTGTAAAAACTTCGTTGAAATCGCTCGGATTAAAATCGTTGAAGAAAGTTAATTCAGGAGCGATAGCGATTATGGAGAATAAGCAGCTGTGTTTTGCCGACAAAATAGCTTGGAACAAACTTGTGAAGTCGAAGGACCATAAACAGATAATACAGAAAAACGCAGATCTAAAGACATGTG AAAATGCTAGCTTGGTGTGTGATCCTCAATGCTCATCAGACGGTTGCTGGGGTCCAGGTCCAGACCAATGTCTATCGTGCGAAAATTACAAGTTCGGAGAAATATGTATCCAGAACTGTTCTGTCCATCCTGG TTTATACAAGGCTGGACCGAAGACGTGCAAGCAGTGTCATTCCGAATGCCTGGATGGCTGCACAGGGCCGAGTAGAGCTAACTGCACTAAATGTAAACACGTTCGAGATGGTCCGTATTGTGTGACAGAATGTCCTGAAGCAAGATACGTATCAGAAAATGGCACTTGTGAGCCTTGTCACCAGAACTGCTTCAATGGCTGCACTGGCCCGGCAAATACTGTCGGAGAGGGAGGCTGCAACTCCTGTAGAAAAGCTATAATAAGTGTAGAAGCAACCGTCGAAAGCTGTTTAGGAGAATTCGAACTGTGTCCGGATGGATATTACAACGAGTGGGTTGGAAACGTCAAGCCCCTGGAAGGAAAAGTAAAAGTCGCTTGTCGAAAGTGTCACCCACTTTGTATCAAGTGCTCTGGTTTTGGAATACACAGACAAGTCTGTGAAGTCTGCAACGGCTTTATGAGAGGAGATCAGTGTCAAGACGAATGTCCAAGTGAATACTTCACCGATAAAGTAAACCGTGTTTGTACACCATGCCATCATGAATGTCGCGGTTGCACCGGCCCTGCCTCGACAGATTGTATAAAATGTAACGCCTTAAAAATATACTATCCCGACTCAAACTCAAAAACGTTTAACTGTACAGCAACATGCCCAGAAGATATGCCACACAAAATATACTTTGATGAGCTTTTACAGAATCCAATAGAAGAACCGTATTGTTCAGCTTTAGCAAGCAGTATTCCAAATATGGCCACGGCCAAAATTCCGACAGTCCTAGTTATAATACTAGTACTAGCATTCATTTTGATAGTAATTTTAGGAATAATTGGCTACGCGTGTCGCCAAAGAGCCAAAGCTAAGAAAGAAGCTGTAAAAATGACCATGGTTCTCACCGGTTGCGAAGACAATGAACCTCTCAGGCCGACTAACGTAAAACCGAATTTAGCAAAATTGCGAATAGTTAAAGAAGCTGAACTTCGAAGAGGTGGTATGCTTGGGTATGGTGCTTTCGGTAAAGTGTATAAAGGTGTGTGGGTACCTGAAGGAGAAAATGTGAAAATTCCGGTGGCAATCAAAGTTCTCAAAGAAGGAACTGGAGCTAACACCAGCAAGGAATTCCTTGAGGAAGCATACATAATGGCCAGCGTCGAGCATCCAAATCTTCTTCAACTCCTTGCTGTGTGTATGACTAACCAAATGATGCTAATTACGCAACTGATGCCACTGGGATGCTTATTAGATTACGTAAGGACACACAAGGAGAAAATTGGATCGAAAGCATTCTTAAATTGGTGCACTCAAATAGCCCGAGGTATGGCATACCTAGAAGAAAAGAGGCTCGTTCATAGAGATTTAGCTGCTCGAAATGTATTAGTACAGACACCAAATTGTGTCAAAATAACTGACTTCGGTTTGGCAAAACTATTAGATATTAATGAAGACGAGTACAAAGCTGCGGGTGGTAAGATGCCCATAAAGTGGTTAGCGTTGGAATGTGTTCAACATAGAATATTCACTCACAAAAGTGATGTATGGGCATTCGGTGTAACAATATGGGAGATATTGACCTATGGAAATAGGCCGTATGCTAATATTTCGGCCAGAAACGTTCCCGAACTCATTGAGAATGGATTAAAATTACCTCAGCCTAGTATATGTACACTAGACATTTATTGTGTGATGGTGTCTTGTTGGATGTTGGATGCTGATAGTAGACCAACGTTTAAACAGCTAGCTGATACGTTCGCTGAAATGGCGAGAGATCCTGGAAGATATCTCGTGATTCCTGGAGACAAGTTCATGAGACTGCCATCCTATTCTACACAG GATGAAAAGGAATTGATAAGAAACCTTTCATCGGCAATGGATGGTCCCGAACCATTAGTGGAAGCCGATGAATACCTGCAACCAAAGTTCAAAGCAATATCCCCGACTGCAACTACAAATTCAGGTTTAAATACTGGAGTAGACACACAAACTAATTCCTTAAAACCGTGTACTTCATCTTCGTGGGCTAACAACGTTAGCGCACCGGAAAATGCCGCGGGCGAGAATTCCAACCGACCGGAGACTTGGGATCAGGACCTTCTACGGTACAACAACTCTGCGAATCCCGATGACACAGAATTAAGACATTACTATAATAATGGTGTGTGTGCATCGGACAGTTCGAGTTCGAGATACTGTAGTGATCCTATGAAAACGAAGGACGGCATAGAAAACAAATTCGATAGCATGTCCAAGGTCAAAGAAGCTCAGGTAGGCAACCTAAAACTCAACTTGCCACTGGACGAGGACGACTATCTAATGCCGTCGCCGCAGCACAACCAGAATGCCTCCACATACATGGACTTAATAGGAGAAAATGGGGAGGGGCAGGAGATAAAAGACATTCGCTACAGCGGGTACGTGGCGTCGAAGAGATGCGTGGATAACCCTGAGTACTTGATGTCCGATCAGAGTATGCCGGCGCAAACGCTCGGCATACCGACCGAGCCTGTGCCATTGGAGTCCCTGTGCGTCAGCGAAGGCAGCGGCAGTGATTCCACTCCTAGACCAGGTCCCAGCAAATATTTGCCCCAGAAGTCGGTGGAAGAGGAGTCAATGTCTGACCACGAATACTATAACGACTTACAACGAGAACTTCAGCCTTTGCGTCGAAACGAAACGACGGTGTGA